Proteins encoded in a region of the Corynebacterium genitalium ATCC 33030 genome:
- a CDS encoding TIGR03089 family protein, translating to MSLLTPLLSADPASPRLTVYDEVAGTRMEFSAMTLDNWANKIANMLIDEFDLDPHDPFGESPTIIVDLPVSWQAAVIPVGIYNAGLSPYVDVNREKHQSSAGPRLVFTTVERAKDWDGVPDVVVVSNDPFGRGVVESGGTLPPGLVDFGPTVRFYGDQFYDNPYDLNSWVLPEDGPERYLVPGWTTGPEFERRIMCPLAAGGSVVVIAGVASAERVEQIMEAEKVTETLS from the coding sequence ATGAGCTTGCTCACACCCCTCCTCTCCGCCGACCCCGCCAGCCCCAGGCTGACCGTCTACGACGAGGTCGCAGGCACCCGCATGGAGTTCTCGGCGATGACGTTGGACAACTGGGCCAACAAGATTGCCAACATGCTTATCGACGAATTCGACCTCGACCCCCACGATCCCTTCGGGGAATCCCCGACCATCATCGTGGACCTGCCAGTGTCGTGGCAGGCGGCAGTCATCCCGGTAGGCATATACAACGCGGGCTTGAGCCCGTATGTGGACGTCAACCGTGAGAAGCACCAGTCCTCTGCGGGTCCGAGACTCGTGTTCACCACCGTTGAGCGGGCGAAGGATTGGGACGGCGTACCGGATGTCGTCGTGGTCTCCAACGACCCATTCGGCCGGGGCGTGGTCGAATCCGGCGGCACTCTCCCACCGGGGCTGGTCGACTTCGGCCCGACGGTGCGGTTCTACGGCGACCAGTTCTATGACAACCCTTACGATCTGAACAGCTGGGTTCTCCCAGAGGACGGCCCCGAGCGCTACCTGGTCCCCGGCTGGACCACGGGCCCGGAATTCGAGCGCCGGATCATGTGCCCGCTGGCTGCCGGCGGGTCCGTCGTGGTCATTGCAGGCGTGGCGTCCGCCGAGCGCGTAGAGCAGATCATGGAGGCAGAGAAGGTCACGGAGACGCTCAGCTAA
- the purE gene encoding 5-(carboxyamino)imidazole ribonucleotide mutase yields MEPQVGIIMGSDSDWDTVAPAAEVLAEFEIPFEVGVVSAHRTPERMLAYAKDAHTRGLQVIIACAGGAAHLPGMVAAATPLPVIGIPRALADLDGLDSLLSIVQMPGGVPVATVSIGGAKNAGLLAARILGATDPAVQRKMVNYQENMAKDVERKDQALRERLLGGE; encoded by the coding sequence ATGGAACCGCAAGTAGGCATCATCATGGGGTCCGACTCTGACTGGGACACTGTCGCCCCGGCGGCGGAGGTCCTCGCGGAGTTTGAAATCCCGTTCGAGGTGGGTGTCGTCTCCGCCCACCGCACCCCAGAGCGCATGCTCGCCTACGCCAAGGATGCGCACACCCGTGGCCTGCAGGTCATCATTGCCTGCGCGGGCGGGGCAGCGCACCTGCCGGGCATGGTGGCGGCCGCGACGCCGCTGCCGGTCATCGGCATCCCGCGCGCTCTGGCGGACCTGGACGGTCTCGACTCTTTGCTGTCTATCGTGCAGATGCCCGGTGGTGTGCCCGTGGCGACTGTCTCCATCGGTGGGGCGAAGAACGCCGGGCTGCTCGCCGCGCGCATCCTTGGTGCCACCGACCCAGCGGTGCAGCGCAAAATGGTCAACTACCAGGAGAACATGGCCAAGGACGTCGAGCGCAAAGACCAGGCCCTGCGCGAGCGTCTCCTCGGCGGTGAGTAA
- a CDS encoding LCP family protein, giving the protein MSEHLRPVRDIQAAPSRARDISQAGHPAVKGLLATLSVVLLVIAGMGYYSIGRLGNSLSASELDLGNNDLDGADGAVDILLVGSDSRTDAQGNPLSDEELARLNAGEAEGELNTDTIMVVRVPNDGSRATAVSIPRDTYVHDDTFGNTKINGVYGLHALDKREELTADGMDEGKPMEEQVARAGQQGLINAVADLTGVEVDHYAEVGLLGFVLLTDAVGGVDVCLNAAVDEPLSGARFPAGRSTLNGTQALAFVRQRHDLPRGDLDRIVRQQVFMASLVNKAISAGTLSNPAKLRELSTAVERSVTVDTGWNIMSMATQMSDLAAGNVHFVTIPVTSVNGVGDYGESIVTVDTGQVHNFMDELAREEGVTEPGADDPGAGAGAGAAESDKDASGGAAAALPDTVQNYTATVLNAGEITGQASGVGAYLSEQGMTVESVSNASPGLYFESQILAANPSDPAAVKLAEALGGLPIVAHETVEASSVVVVIHDDYTGPTSDSAAAAPTEVSQEETVGTPGEDFGAAEVAPEFNAGGTGPRCVN; this is encoded by the coding sequence GTGAGTGAGCACTTGAGGCCTGTGCGCGACATTCAGGCGGCTCCGTCGCGTGCACGGGACATCTCCCAAGCAGGGCACCCGGCCGTCAAGGGCCTGCTGGCCACGTTGTCTGTTGTGCTGCTCGTTATCGCCGGAATGGGCTACTACTCCATCGGCCGCCTGGGCAACAGCCTGTCCGCCTCCGAACTGGACCTGGGCAACAACGACCTCGACGGTGCCGACGGTGCCGTGGACATTCTCCTGGTCGGATCAGACTCGCGCACGGACGCTCAGGGCAACCCCCTCTCTGACGAGGAACTCGCCCGCCTCAACGCCGGTGAGGCCGAGGGCGAGCTCAACACCGACACCATCATGGTCGTGCGCGTGCCCAATGACGGCTCCCGCGCCACCGCCGTATCCATCCCCCGCGACACGTACGTCCACGACGACACCTTCGGCAACACGAAGATCAACGGTGTCTACGGCCTTCACGCGCTGGACAAGCGCGAGGAGCTCACCGCAGACGGCATGGACGAAGGCAAACCCATGGAGGAACAGGTCGCGCGCGCTGGCCAGCAGGGACTGATCAACGCCGTGGCGGACCTGACCGGTGTCGAAGTCGACCACTACGCCGAGGTGGGCCTGCTCGGTTTCGTGCTGCTCACGGACGCTGTCGGCGGTGTCGACGTCTGCCTGAACGCCGCCGTGGACGAGCCGCTATCCGGTGCGAGGTTCCCCGCTGGCCGCTCCACCCTCAACGGCACCCAGGCCCTGGCGTTCGTGCGCCAGCGCCACGACCTACCCCGCGGCGACTTGGACCGCATTGTGCGCCAGCAGGTGTTCATGGCCTCCCTGGTGAACAAGGCTATCTCCGCCGGCACGCTGTCGAACCCGGCGAAACTGCGCGAGCTGTCCACCGCCGTGGAACGCTCCGTGACGGTGGACACCGGCTGGAACATCATGTCCATGGCCACCCAGATGTCCGACCTGGCTGCCGGCAACGTGCATTTCGTGACCATCCCTGTCACCTCCGTCAACGGTGTGGGTGACTACGGCGAGTCCATCGTCACCGTCGATACCGGCCAGGTGCACAACTTCATGGATGAGCTGGCGCGCGAGGAGGGTGTCACGGAGCCAGGTGCAGACGATCCAGGTGCCGGTGCAGGTGCCGGTGCTGCAGAGTCAGATAAGGACGCTTCCGGAGGCGCCGCTGCTGCCCTGCCGGATACCGTGCAGAACTACACAGCGACGGTCCTCAACGCCGGGGAGATCACCGGCCAGGCCAGCGGCGTGGGTGCCTACCTGTCGGAACAGGGCATGACGGTCGAAAGCGTCAGCAACGCGAGCCCCGGCCTGTACTTCGAGTCCCAGATCCTCGCCGCTAACCCGAGTGATCCGGCAGCGGTCAAGCTGGCAGAAGCACTCGGTGGCCTGCCCATCGTGGCACATGAGACTGTGGAGGCAAGCTCTGTCGTCGTGGTCATCCACGACGATTACACCGGCCCGACCTCCGACTCTGCCGCCGCCGCTCCCACCGAGGTCTCCCAGGAAGAGACCGTGGGTACGCCCGGTGAGGACTTCGGAGCCGCCGAGGTCGCCCCAGAGTTCAACGCCGGCGGCACCGGCCCCCGCTGCGTGAACTAA
- a CDS encoding YdcF family protein encodes MSNTSGRDPLVVLGARIIDGRPSRMLEARLRTATEYVASHGRRPVVVSGHGEAAVMAAWLADNGVDARDIIEEPFATSTNENLEQSWALFPDARRLIVVTNGFHVARVRVWAAHLEVPVTVVAAPTPGKSRLKNYAREIVATPHSAARVVWRKYVRRRYGR; translated from the coding sequence GTGAGTAACACCTCGGGCCGCGACCCGTTAGTCGTACTTGGCGCCCGCATTATCGACGGCCGCCCCTCCCGCATGCTCGAAGCTCGCCTCCGCACAGCTACCGAGTACGTCGCGTCCCACGGCCGGCGGCCCGTCGTCGTATCCGGTCATGGGGAAGCTGCCGTCATGGCTGCGTGGCTGGCCGACAACGGTGTCGATGCCCGCGACATCATCGAAGAGCCTTTCGCCACCTCCACCAATGAGAACCTGGAACAGTCGTGGGCTCTGTTCCCGGACGCGCGGCGGCTGATCGTGGTCACCAACGGGTTCCACGTCGCCCGGGTACGCGTGTGGGCGGCGCACCTCGAGGTGCCCGTGACAGTGGTGGCTGCGCCGACGCCGGGAAAGTCCCGGTTGAAGAACTACGCCCGCGAGATTGTGGCCACGCCGCACTCGGCGGCGCGGGTGGTGTGGCGCAAGTACGTGCGGCGCCGCTACGGGCGCTAG
- the budA gene encoding acetolactate decarboxylase yields the protein MTTIGRHTIFQNSLMSALLDGIYDGELTIGDMLSRGNFGLGTFDALDGEMIILDGTCYQLRGDGSATIADLDQKSPFGQVTNFVPKIVADAPKGMRRSELSAFIDELQPSGNYLHAVRITGSFDTVTTRTVTKQEKPYPPMQDAVADDKEIKFENVCGIIGGFRTPGYAKGIGVPGCHVHFIDEDRTTGGHVLDYTVHEAVIELCPATDIELHLPLTADFAAGNLSPEDLDQQIHDTEVKS from the coding sequence ATGACCACGATTGGCCGCCACACGATTTTCCAAAACTCCCTCATGTCCGCGCTTCTCGACGGCATCTATGACGGTGAACTCACCATCGGCGACATGCTGTCTCGCGGCAACTTCGGCCTGGGCACCTTCGACGCCCTCGACGGGGAGATGATCATCCTGGACGGCACGTGCTACCAGCTGCGCGGCGACGGCTCCGCCACCATCGCCGACCTGGATCAGAAGAGCCCGTTCGGGCAAGTGACCAACTTCGTGCCGAAGATCGTCGCCGACGCACCGAAGGGGATGCGCCGCAGCGAGCTATCCGCATTCATCGACGAGCTGCAGCCGTCCGGGAATTACCTGCACGCTGTGCGCATTACCGGCAGCTTCGACACCGTGACCACCCGCACGGTGACCAAGCAGGAGAAACCCTACCCGCCGATGCAGGACGCCGTTGCCGACGACAAAGAAATCAAGTTTGAAAACGTCTGCGGCATCATCGGCGGCTTCCGCACCCCCGGCTACGCGAAGGGCATTGGTGTGCCGGGCTGCCACGTGCACTTCATCGATGAGGACCGTACCACCGGCGGCCACGTGCTGGACTACACCGTTCATGAGGCCGTGATTGAGCTCTGCCCCGCCACGGACATCGAACTCCACCTGCCGCTGACGGCCGACTTCGCCGCGGGCAACCTCTCACCGGAGGATCTGGACCAGCAGATCCACGACACTGAGGTGAAAAGCTAA
- a CDS encoding 5-(carboxyamino)imidazole ribonucleotide synthase, translating into MSDAANRDPQGMPILAVIGDGQLARMMHTEAIELGLKPRVLASSADASAAQVFGDVVIGDYTVLDDVKRVCSGAAAATFDHEHVPNEFLNELIASGVSVQPQPQALIYAQDKLEQRRKMAEIGAPVPEFAAIESVEDAETFFDSVEGAMCLKATRGGYDGHGVWFPKSREGAGELVDKLLADGTPLYAERKIDFDRELSAMVARTPSGEIRAWPVVESRQRDGICVEAIAPAPNMAPEMATYCQELAMNVAEELGVTGVLAVELFADGDEVIVNELAMRPHNTGHWTQNGCVTSQFEQHLRAVLDWPLGSVEMTAPFTVMVNTLGGETEPTQPMEERVAEVMRRYPEAKVHLYGKGYRPGRKMGHVNVAGHDLDTVLETAKAAAEIIVKGTGA; encoded by the coding sequence GTGAGTGACGCAGCGAACAGAGACCCCCAGGGAATGCCCATTCTCGCCGTGATCGGCGATGGCCAGCTTGCCCGGATGATGCACACCGAAGCTATTGAGCTGGGCCTGAAACCCCGGGTGCTCGCCAGCTCCGCCGACGCGTCCGCCGCGCAGGTTTTCGGCGACGTGGTCATCGGCGATTACACAGTGCTTGACGACGTCAAAAGAGTCTGCTCCGGCGCCGCCGCCGCTACCTTTGACCACGAGCATGTTCCTAATGAATTCTTGAATGAGCTCATTGCCTCCGGGGTGAGCGTGCAGCCGCAACCCCAGGCACTCATTTACGCCCAAGACAAGCTGGAACAGCGCCGCAAGATGGCAGAGATCGGGGCGCCAGTCCCGGAGTTCGCGGCCATTGAGAGCGTCGAGGATGCGGAGACCTTCTTCGACTCGGTCGAAGGCGCGATGTGCCTCAAGGCCACCCGCGGTGGGTACGACGGCCACGGTGTGTGGTTCCCGAAGTCGCGGGAGGGGGCGGGTGAGCTCGTCGATAAGCTTTTGGCAGACGGCACCCCGCTGTACGCGGAGCGCAAGATCGACTTTGACCGCGAACTCTCCGCGATGGTCGCGCGCACCCCGTCCGGCGAGATCCGGGCGTGGCCGGTCGTGGAATCCCGCCAACGCGACGGCATTTGTGTGGAAGCGATCGCGCCTGCGCCGAACATGGCGCCGGAGATGGCCACCTACTGCCAAGAGCTAGCGATGAACGTGGCCGAAGAGCTCGGCGTGACCGGCGTGCTGGCCGTGGAGCTGTTCGCCGACGGTGACGAGGTGATCGTCAACGAGCTGGCCATGCGTCCGCATAACACTGGCCACTGGACGCAGAACGGCTGCGTGACCAGCCAGTTCGAGCAGCACCTGCGCGCAGTGCTGGACTGGCCACTCGGTTCGGTGGAGATGACCGCGCCGTTCACCGTCATGGTGAACACTCTCGGCGGGGAGACCGAGCCAACCCAGCCGATGGAGGAGCGCGTTGCAGAAGTCATGCGCCGCTACCCGGAGGCGAAAGTGCACCTCTACGGCAAGGGCTACCGCCCGGGGCGCAAGATGGGGCACGTCAACGTCGCGGGCCACGACCTGGATACTGTGCTGGAGACGGCGAAGGCGGCCGCGGAGATCATCGTGAAGGGAACAGGAGCGTAG
- a CDS encoding glycosyltransferase family 2 protein, protein MTNPETPLAVITVTYSPGRHLPALVESLAEATVFPTRLICADNGSTDGVPEDVACANDSVDFLPTGGNIGYGPAINFAARSLIDAKNTGHINPTYFLIVNPDVEFLPGSIDALIECARTHPEAGAVGPRIQEADGSAYPSAREVPTLVTGIGHAVLYPFWPGNPFSRAYKAGEDMDTLRRAGWLSGSCLLVRWDAFEALGGFDERYFMYFEDIDFGERLTRAGWTNLFCPDALITHDQGHAAKKYSAVTTPAHHDSAYRFQADRHPHWWEAPLRLVLWSGLKARALLARAVG, encoded by the coding sequence GTGACCAACCCCGAAACTCCGCTGGCAGTGATCACCGTGACCTACTCGCCGGGCAGGCATTTGCCGGCGCTAGTGGAATCGCTTGCCGAGGCAACCGTGTTTCCCACCCGCCTCATCTGCGCGGACAACGGTTCCACCGACGGGGTGCCGGAGGATGTCGCCTGCGCCAACGACAGCGTGGATTTCCTGCCCACAGGCGGCAACATCGGGTACGGCCCCGCGATCAACTTCGCAGCGCGTTCGCTTATCGACGCTAAAAACACCGGCCACATCAACCCCACCTACTTCCTCATCGTCAACCCCGACGTGGAGTTCCTGCCCGGTTCCATCGATGCGCTTATCGAGTGCGCACGGACGCACCCGGAAGCCGGGGCAGTAGGACCGAGGATTCAAGAGGCGGACGGGTCGGCGTATCCGTCGGCACGCGAAGTGCCCACGCTGGTCACCGGGATTGGCCATGCTGTGCTGTACCCGTTCTGGCCGGGCAATCCGTTCAGCCGCGCCTACAAGGCTGGGGAAGATATGGACACCCTGCGCCGCGCTGGATGGCTGTCCGGGTCATGCCTGCTGGTCCGCTGGGATGCGTTTGAGGCGCTCGGTGGCTTCGACGAGCGCTACTTCATGTACTTCGAAGACATTGACTTTGGCGAGCGCTTGACCCGCGCCGGGTGGACGAACCTGTTCTGCCCCGATGCCCTCATCACTCACGACCAGGGCCACGCCGCGAAGAAGTACTCCGCGGTGACCACGCCGGCGCACCACGACTCCGCCTACCGGTTCCAGGCTGACCGCCATCCGCACTGGTGGGAGGCTCCGCTGCGGCTGGTGCTGTGGTCAGGGCTGAAGGCGCGCGCCCTGCTCGCCCGTGCTGTGGGGTAG